One Pseudochaenichthys georgianus chromosome 4, fPseGeo1.2, whole genome shotgun sequence DNA window includes the following coding sequences:
- the pycr3 gene encoding pyrroline-5-carboxylate reductase 3 isoform X1, translated as MDDPGIKKQNWDVKETELFLEILKDLDMKKCLDGRKVRNNKLFKVAHRRMTAAGYHRTVDQLKFRWKLLKSAYYKCKREPNLPATTKIQGWWRYEKTMIAIMESRHPLLGAGVNSVRNDEVPEDSDGEASMLHWPQPCPDNTAQNLGLIIKMDPEMDSQLKIGFIGAGNMAFGIAKGILSGNALPANIKVSAPSSRNLGRFQELGVAVTHSNEEVVSGSDLVFVAVKPHLVAPVLTEISEHVTERHIIVSVAAGVTLATVEELLPENSVAIRLMPNLPCLVQEGALLFARGSHAKQEDGALLRSLLHRCGLVEEGPEAWIDIHTGLSGSGVAFVYLFAEALAEGAVKMGMPSALAHSIASQTVLGAGKLLRESGKHPAQLRSEVCTPGGTTIYGLHTLEQGGLRAATMSAVESATERARELGRK; from the exons ATGGACGACCCTGGTATCAAGAAGCAGAATTGGGACGTGAAGGAGACAGAGTTATTTCTGGAAATACTGAAGGACCTGGACATGAAAAAATGCTTAGACGGGAGGAAAGTAAGGAATAATAAACTGTTTAAGGTGGCACACAGGAGGATGACAGCGGCTGGTTATCACAGAACTGTGGACCAATTAAAGTTTCGCTGGAAACTTCTCAAAAGTGCATATTATAAGTGCAAGAGGGAACCGAACCTCCCGGCAACGACCAAAATACAAGGTTGGTGGCGGTATGAAAAGACTATGATAGCTATCATGGAGTCCAGACACCCCTTGTTAGGAGCTGGTGTCAACTCTGTCAGGAATGATGAAGTGCCAGAAGACTCGGATGGAGAAGCATCGATGCTGCACTGGCCGCAGCCCTGCCCGGACAATACCGCCCAGAACCTGGGTTTAATT ATCAAAATGGACCCCGAGATGGACTCGCAGCTGAAGATCGGTTTTATTGGTGCAGGGAACATGGCATTCGGCATCGCAAAGGGCATCTTGTCTG GAAATGCTCTTCCTGCAAACATCAAAGTTAGCGCACCATCCTCAAGAAACCTGGGACGCTTTCAG GAGCTCGGTGTTGCCGTCACTCATTCCAACGAAGAGGTGGTCTCTGGGTCAGATCTGGTCTTTGTTGCGGTCAAACCTCACCTGGTAGCACCTGTTCTCACTGAGATCTCAGAACACGTCACGGAGCGACACATTATTGTGTCTGTGGCAGCGGGGGTAACACTGGCAACAGTAGAAGAG CTCTTGCCAGAGAATTCAGTCGCCATCAGGCTGATGCCAAATCTGCCATGTTTGGTTCAGGAGGGAGCTCTCCTGTTTGCCAGGGGATCCCATGCGAAACAGGAAGACGGAGCTCTGCTGCGCTCTTTGCTGCACCGCTGTGGTTTGGTGGAGGAGGGACCGGAGGCCTGGATCGACATCCACACTGGATTGAGCGGGAGCGGAGTTGCTTTT GTGTATCTGTTTGCTGAAGCGCTGGCAGAAGGAGCTGTAAAAATGGGAATGCCAAGTGCTCTGGCCCACAGCATCGCATCTCAAACTGTTCTG GGTGCTGGGAAATTGCTACGTGAGTCCGGGAAGCATCCGGCTCAGCTCCGCTCCGAGGTCTGCACTCCGGGTGGAACAACCATCTACGGGCTTCACACCCTGGAGCAGGGCGGTCTGAGGGCGGCGACCATGAGCGCAGTGGAATCTGCCACTGAGAGAGCCAGGGAGCTCGGCCGAAAGTGA
- the pycr3 gene encoding pyrroline-5-carboxylate reductase 3 isoform X3 has translation MDPEMDSQLKIGFIGAGNMAFGIAKGILSGNALPANIKVSAPSSRNLGRFQELGVAVTHSNEEVVSGSDLVFVAVKPHLVAPVLTEISEHVTERHIIVSVAAGVTLATVEELLPENSVAIRLMPNLPCLVQEGALLFARGSHAKQEDGALLRSLLHRCGLVEEGPEAWIDIHTGLSGSGVAFVYLFAEALAEGAVKMGMPSALAHSIASQTVLGAGKLLRESGKHPAQLRSEVCTPGGTTIYGLHTLEQGGLRAATMSAVESATERARELGRK, from the exons ATGGACCCCGAGATGGACTCGCAGCTGAAGATCGGTTTTATTGGTGCAGGGAACATGGCATTCGGCATCGCAAAGGGCATCTTGTCTG GAAATGCTCTTCCTGCAAACATCAAAGTTAGCGCACCATCCTCAAGAAACCTGGGACGCTTTCAG GAGCTCGGTGTTGCCGTCACTCATTCCAACGAAGAGGTGGTCTCTGGGTCAGATCTGGTCTTTGTTGCGGTCAAACCTCACCTGGTAGCACCTGTTCTCACTGAGATCTCAGAACACGTCACGGAGCGACACATTATTGTGTCTGTGGCAGCGGGGGTAACACTGGCAACAGTAGAAGAG CTCTTGCCAGAGAATTCAGTCGCCATCAGGCTGATGCCAAATCTGCCATGTTTGGTTCAGGAGGGAGCTCTCCTGTTTGCCAGGGGATCCCATGCGAAACAGGAAGACGGAGCTCTGCTGCGCTCTTTGCTGCACCGCTGTGGTTTGGTGGAGGAGGGACCGGAGGCCTGGATCGACATCCACACTGGATTGAGCGGGAGCGGAGTTGCTTTT GTGTATCTGTTTGCTGAAGCGCTGGCAGAAGGAGCTGTAAAAATGGGAATGCCAAGTGCTCTGGCCCACAGCATCGCATCTCAAACTGTTCTG GGTGCTGGGAAATTGCTACGTGAGTCCGGGAAGCATCCGGCTCAGCTCCGCTCCGAGGTCTGCACTCCGGGTGGAACAACCATCTACGGGCTTCACACCCTGGAGCAGGGCGGTCTGAGGGCGGCGACCATGAGCGCAGTGGAATCTGCCACTGAGAGAGCCAGGGAGCTCGGCCGAAAGTGA
- the pycr3 gene encoding pyrroline-5-carboxylate reductase 3 isoform X2: protein MDDPGIKKQNWDVKETELFLEILKDLDMKKCLDGRKIKMDPEMDSQLKIGFIGAGNMAFGIAKGILSGNALPANIKVSAPSSRNLGRFQELGVAVTHSNEEVVSGSDLVFVAVKPHLVAPVLTEISEHVTERHIIVSVAAGVTLATVEELLPENSVAIRLMPNLPCLVQEGALLFARGSHAKQEDGALLRSLLHRCGLVEEGPEAWIDIHTGLSGSGVAFVYLFAEALAEGAVKMGMPSALAHSIASQTVLGAGKLLRESGKHPAQLRSEVCTPGGTTIYGLHTLEQGGLRAATMSAVESATERARELGRK, encoded by the exons ATGGACGACCCTGGTATCAAGAAGCAGAATTGGGACGTGAAGGAGACAGAGTTATTTCTGGAAATACTGAAGGACCTGGACATGAAAAAATGCTTAGACGGGAGGAAA ATCAAAATGGACCCCGAGATGGACTCGCAGCTGAAGATCGGTTTTATTGGTGCAGGGAACATGGCATTCGGCATCGCAAAGGGCATCTTGTCTG GAAATGCTCTTCCTGCAAACATCAAAGTTAGCGCACCATCCTCAAGAAACCTGGGACGCTTTCAG GAGCTCGGTGTTGCCGTCACTCATTCCAACGAAGAGGTGGTCTCTGGGTCAGATCTGGTCTTTGTTGCGGTCAAACCTCACCTGGTAGCACCTGTTCTCACTGAGATCTCAGAACACGTCACGGAGCGACACATTATTGTGTCTGTGGCAGCGGGGGTAACACTGGCAACAGTAGAAGAG CTCTTGCCAGAGAATTCAGTCGCCATCAGGCTGATGCCAAATCTGCCATGTTTGGTTCAGGAGGGAGCTCTCCTGTTTGCCAGGGGATCCCATGCGAAACAGGAAGACGGAGCTCTGCTGCGCTCTTTGCTGCACCGCTGTGGTTTGGTGGAGGAGGGACCGGAGGCCTGGATCGACATCCACACTGGATTGAGCGGGAGCGGAGTTGCTTTT GTGTATCTGTTTGCTGAAGCGCTGGCAGAAGGAGCTGTAAAAATGGGAATGCCAAGTGCTCTGGCCCACAGCATCGCATCTCAAACTGTTCTG GGTGCTGGGAAATTGCTACGTGAGTCCGGGAAGCATCCGGCTCAGCTCCGCTCCGAGGTCTGCACTCCGGGTGGAACAACCATCTACGGGCTTCACACCCTGGAGCAGGGCGGTCTGAGGGCGGCGACCATGAGCGCAGTGGAATCTGCCACTGAGAGAGCCAGGGAGCTCGGCCGAAAGTGA